CACCCAGTTTCTCGACAAGTCTCCTATCGCTCGTTATGAGTTTGCCGTCGAAGGACGATGCCATACCTATGTATACAGCATCGTAGACGTCTATCTCTTCTGAAAGGGAGAGTCTGAAGGCGTTAAGCCAGGTTTCAGCCGTCGGCTCTACCGTTATCTGCATGTCTTTTAACGTTTTAACGACGCGAAGCAGTTGCGTCTCCGTCAGCCTGAA
Above is a genomic segment from Candidatus Bathyarchaeota archaeon containing:
- a CDS encoding type II toxin-antitoxin system VapC family toxin, with the protein product MQITVEPTAETWLNAFRLSLSEEIDVYDAVYIGMASSFDGKLITSDRRLVEKLGGKLRRRIQLLETLNL